The window ATGGATTCCTCTTCGGATTCCTTCATTCTAATCTGCCAAATCAGGGAATCTgtgccgttgaaatttgatttaacggatATAAACatgccgttgaaatttgatttaacagtTATAAATAGAAGcctactttaaaagttataataacttcaaccattgaattaaatttcaacgatACAGATTCCCTGATTTGGAAAATTAGAAGAAGAGGATCCCTTTCTGGATGGAAAGTCTCTTAAACTTACAGAGTGCAGGACATTCAACTTATTTGACAGCTTTATTTGAGCACAAAAAAATCATATGTAGCActtaaaatttagttttgtgGACTATTAGAAACGTTCTAATAacattaaattttcaaaagaaatgaTCTTTAAACATCTtgattaaaagcgtttttaaaAAGAACATTTTTGAATCCCAAAAGCATTTAAAATACTTCCtgaaaaaaacacataattgatGCATTTTGCAAGAAGCACTTTTACTTGCTTTTTAAAGATTTACTTGCACTTTTGCTATATtaattctaaaaacattttgatAAAAAATGCTTTCAGCTATTTTAAAGCCACTTCAAACAAGCTCTTTTAAGTAGTGAAGGGAACTTGAGTGAATTTGAGCATTGCCGAGACTAAAAGCTTGCCGAGATCAAAATctttcacaaaaaaattaatgcaCGAGTCCAACACTCGCAGTAGgaaatcaaaacactcaaaacaaaaTAACTTAAATAGCATTGTCAAAACTTCTGTCGCATTTTTAGCATGAaactcaaaacatgaaaaatgttCAAATGTCTCTAAATATTCCCAATGAATGCCTTCACTCGTCATCATCGTCGTCCTCGTTAGCTGCGTCGTTGAAGGCAGTCAACCTCTCGACcaacttcttcttcctttcatcAAAGGTAAGCTTCTTGAGATTGTACCTGTGACACAAACAgaaaatttcatataaataGACACATCAAATGCATGTACATTCAAACAAAGAAACCACGCCTCGAAAAAAACACTCATAACTATGTAACAGCAATtgttccaacatgtacctcttGTGCTCCGTAGGCGGCTGCTTCTCAGTCTTCTTAGGGGTAGGATCAGCACGAATGGCAGCATGAACTTTCTTGTACAACTCCTCAATGTTATCTGCTTCAATACCTTTCTTGATATATTCGCTGAAGTGAGTCTGATATTTCTCTGGCTCATCCTCCCCCAAAGTCTAAATAACAAACAATTATAGGTTTCAGCAGGCAATATCCGTAAAACTTGAGAAACAAGTAATTAAGTTATGGTAAACAAATATCAGTGAAATTTTAACAGTGAAGTAAAAAGTGATGTGTGGCATAAGtaatcaaaacccacattcaTGTATGCCGCAACATGGCCTCCATAGATATATTTGCGATGAACCTCAGCGTCAAGCTGTTTGCTATCCTTGGAGAAACCAGCAAACCTCTTCTCACTGTGAGGGATATCTAAACCCCCATCCAAAGCACCCTGTAACCAAATAGCAAAAATTAAATCCCTTTAGCATATTCCGAgaaaattaaacagaaaaaaaaatcaatctcaTTCTCAGAAAGAGCATCACATTCATAGCACGGAGAGAAATATGAAAATGAGGTACCGCCAGAGATCAGCAAACAATTTCACAAACATTACAGCATGATatgttcaaaatttcaaatctaaAAAACTTGACTTCATCATAACAAAAAGGTTAAAATGGCAGCATAAACCTGCTACCTTACCTTCAAGGCACCGAATACACGATTTCCTGTGGTGGTCCTGATCAGGCCAACATCAAGAAGGGCACGGAATGGCCTTCTGCTCTCAGCTGGCTCCACAGAGTAGTCCTCACCAGTAGCCTGCAATACCAGATAAATTTTAGAAAACACCTAGAAAAAGAATTCAAAGGGAATCAAATTGAGATTGGGCATACAGATAATAACTACACACTACCTCAACATTGCCCTCATATTCGTCATCCATTTCAAGCTTCTTCAACACACGACGAGCCAAGAGAAGGCCAGTGCAGTAGGCTGATCATAAATATACTGTTATCATTCGACAAGAGGAACTAATGTATGTAAACATAATGGAGAAAGCAATAAATACAATGGCAGATATACCTGCTGCATAGTTTGTGAGACCAACTTCAAGCCCATAGTGTGGCAGCTCATGAGCATAAGCTGCAGCGAGAACGAGATCACCAGCAATGCTGGCAGATACAATTTGGGCAACAATATCCTTGTTGGTCTAACAACTAGATTAAGGTGAACATCACAAATTACGCAAGTAAAATCATGTTTTACCaccaaaaaatttaataaataaaacatcCATTCTAAATTTATACTCAGTACCAAGGTAAGACAGAATCGTTAACCAACcttaaaacataatttttttttatcaaaacacAAATATAAAGTTAAAACTTGAAAAGCCCAAAAGTTAGCTGACAATTTTCAGGATACAAATCGCACAACAAACCGATACTTGGGTGTGTTGTACTTGTTCTTATCTTGGTTAATGAGCCTAATCCTGGCACGGTAGTCGGTCTTCCCCTCTGTGGACAACATTCAAAAAGAAATTATCGTATGCACAATAACAATTTGCGAAATGGAAAAACAATTTAtcatgaaacaaattaataCCTCTCCTTCTCTTATACTTGACTTGAAACCTCTTGAAGTAAGCCCTAGACTTTTGAGACTTGACGAACGGCTATGACAAATAATTGAACAAAATGTTTAATCATtcctcaaaatttaaaatacacacacacatatcagGTCAGTGTTTCAGAAAATTATTCGACAATGCATAGAGATATATTTTAATGAGGGAAAACTTAACAGTACATACTAATCCTAATAAAAATAATCATGGAAACCATAAAAGCTCAAATGTTAGATCAATTAATTGGTAAATTGAACATAAACTGAAGCTAGCCCTAATGAAATGCATTTTAAAaaggaactgttattagcactccaaaaatctcattctacactcctc of the Pyrus communis chromosome 1, drPyrComm1.1, whole genome shotgun sequence genome contains:
- the LOC137736886 gene encoding large ribosomal subunit protein uL18z-like, giving the protein MPFVKSQKSRAYFKRFQVKYKRRREGKTDYRARIRLINQDKNKYNTPKYRFVVRFTNKDIVAQIVSASIAGDLVLAAAYAHELPHYGLEVGLTNYAAAYCTGLLLARRVLKKLEMDDEYEGNVEATGEDYSVEPAESRRPFRALLDVGLIRTTTGNRVFGALKGALDGGLDIPHSEKRFAGFSKDSKQLDAEVHRKYIYGGHVAAYMNTLGEDEPEKYQTHFSEYIKKGIEADNIEELYKKVHAAIRADPTPKKTEKQPPTEHKRYNLKKLTFDERKKKLVERLTAFNDAANEDDDDDE